The Streptomyces sp. NBC_01268 genome window below encodes:
- a CDS encoding CocE/NonD family hydrolase, with amino-acid sequence MEVPVSRALPRSRTLLATLTAGAALAAPLALAAPAQGAGTGTYTVTPLSFTVEAGGRRCTVDADLYRPDGVDAAHRAPAVLATNGFGGSKNDGTTDAIGRAVASRGYVALVYSGLGFGRTGCLISLDDPRVDGQAATRLVDFLGGGRAADDGTRADFVTQDGTGDPRVGMIGGSYGGAVQLATASVDPRLDALVPLITWNDLAYSLAPNGADRATPGVFKWQWTNAFYLMGEGQPLLVPSLDPSRINSLSCLHFVTDACDTVRLLNSGSYPDAETRKVLDFARGVSPVSYLDRVKAPTLVVQGQADSLFNLNEARATYERLAGQGVETRMIWQSWGHSGGQKPGELDLGQGDLENSYVGRRILGWFDRHLRGDRTADTGPAFAYYRDWESGYGTAATVPALSQKLYLSGDGKLVDARSKVARGSRSYVNWPLPTSHSESSIAGLIGLPDPAPYDIAGTYLGWRSAPLTAPVDLVGAPRATLRVDSPWTERVQDSGDAADKLVLFAKLYDVAPDGTRTLVNRLVAPVRVPDVTRPFTVELPGIVHRYGTGHRLEFVIAASDTAYFSNRGVKPVTVTSAPEEAGALELPLVRGRVE; translated from the coding sequence GTGGAGGTCCCCGTGTCCCGTGCCCTGCCCCGCTCCCGAACCCTGCTCGCGACGCTCACGGCCGGGGCCGCGCTGGCCGCTCCCCTCGCGCTCGCCGCCCCGGCGCAGGGCGCCGGGACCGGCACCTACACGGTCACCCCGCTGAGCTTCACCGTCGAGGCGGGCGGCCGCCGTTGCACCGTGGACGCCGATCTCTACCGGCCCGACGGCGTCGACGCCGCCCATCGCGCCCCGGCCGTCCTCGCCACCAACGGCTTCGGCGGGAGCAAGAACGACGGCACCACGGACGCCATCGGCAGGGCCGTCGCCTCCCGCGGCTATGTCGCGCTCGTCTACTCCGGCCTCGGCTTCGGCCGGACCGGCTGCCTGATCTCCCTGGACGACCCGCGCGTGGACGGCCAGGCCGCCACACGGCTCGTCGACTTCCTGGGCGGCGGCCGGGCCGCCGACGACGGCACCCGCGCCGACTTCGTCACCCAGGACGGCACGGGCGACCCCCGCGTCGGCATGATCGGCGGCTCCTACGGCGGCGCCGTCCAGCTCGCCACCGCCTCCGTCGATCCCCGGCTCGACGCGCTCGTCCCGCTCATCACCTGGAACGACCTGGCCTACTCCCTCGCCCCCAACGGCGCCGACCGCGCCACCCCCGGCGTCTTCAAATGGCAGTGGACCAACGCCTTCTACCTGATGGGCGAGGGCCAGCCGCTGCTCGTGCCCTCGCTCGACCCCAGCCGGATCAACTCCCTGAGCTGCCTGCACTTCGTCACCGACGCCTGCGACACGGTCCGGCTGCTCAACTCCGGCTCCTACCCGGACGCCGAGACCAGGAAGGTGCTCGACTTCGCCCGCGGCGTCTCCCCGGTCTCCTACCTCGACCGGGTCAAGGCCCCCACCCTCGTCGTCCAGGGCCAGGCCGACAGCCTGTTCAACCTCAACGAGGCCCGCGCCACCTACGAGCGACTGGCGGGCCAGGGCGTCGAGACCCGGATGATCTGGCAGTCCTGGGGCCACAGCGGCGGCCAGAAGCCCGGAGAACTCGACCTCGGGCAGGGCGATCTGGAGAACAGCTACGTCGGCCGGCGGATCCTCGGCTGGTTCGACCGGCACCTGCGCGGCGACCGGACGGCCGACACCGGCCCCGCCTTCGCCTACTACCGCGACTGGGAGAGTGGCTACGGCACCGCCGCCACCGTGCCCGCGCTCAGCCAGAAGCTGTACCTCTCCGGCGACGGGAAGCTGGTCGACGCCCGGTCCAAGGTGGCCCGCGGCTCCCGCTCGTACGTCAACTGGCCGCTGCCGACCAGCCATTCCGAGTCCTCGATCGCCGGCCTGATCGGACTGCCCGACCCCGCCCCGTACGACATCGCGGGCACCTACCTCGGCTGGCGCAGCGCCCCGCTGACCGCCCCCGTCGACCTCGTCGGCGCGCCGCGCGCGACGCTCCGGGTCGACTCGCCGTGGACCGAGCGCGTCCAGGACTCCGGCGACGCCGCCGACAAGCTGGTGCTCTTCGCCAAGCTGTACGACGTCGCCCCGGACGGCACCCGGACCCTGGTCAACCGGCTGGTCGCCCCGGTCCGCGTGCCGGACGTCACCCGGCCCTTCACCGTCGAACTCCCCGGCATCGTGCACCGCTACGGGACCGGCCACCGGCTGGAGTTCGTGATCGCGGCGAGCGACACGGCGTACTTCAGCAACCGGGGCGTCAAGCCCGTGACCGTCACCAGCGCCCCCGAGGAGGCGGGGGCGCTGGAGCTGCCCCTGGTGCGGGGGCGGGTCGAGTAG
- a CDS encoding adenosine deaminase, whose amino-acid sequence MHLSDNPAAPASAPVSLASAPTVADWIREAPKAVLHDHLDGGLRPATIIELARACGYTALPTEDPAELAVWFRDAADSGSLERYLETFAHTCAVMQTREALERIAAECAEDLAADGVVYAEIRYAPEQHLEGGLTLDEVVEAVNEGFREGERRCGGRITVRTLLTGMRHTDRSLEIARLTVAHRDKGVAGFDIAGGEIGNPPARHLPAFQHLKRENCHFTIHAGEAVGAESIHEAVQVCGTERIGHGVRITDDIAEDGTLGRLASYVRDNGIALEVCPTSNLQTGAAKDYASHPIDELRRLGFRITLNTDNRLVSGTTMSEEFQHMANTFGYGPEVFEEFTVAALEAAFLPLPERRRLIDELVRPGYAALAAR is encoded by the coding sequence ATGCACTTGTCTGACAACCCTGCCGCCCCCGCCTCCGCCCCGGTCTCCCTGGCGTCCGCCCCCACCGTCGCCGACTGGATCCGCGAGGCCCCGAAGGCCGTCCTGCACGACCACCTCGACGGCGGACTGCGCCCGGCCACGATCATCGAACTGGCCCGCGCCTGCGGCTACACCGCGCTGCCCACCGAGGACCCGGCGGAGCTCGCCGTGTGGTTCCGGGACGCCGCCGACTCCGGTTCGCTGGAGCGGTACCTGGAGACCTTCGCCCACACCTGCGCGGTGATGCAGACCCGCGAGGCCCTGGAGCGGATCGCGGCCGAGTGCGCCGAGGACCTGGCCGCGGACGGGGTCGTCTACGCCGAGATCCGGTACGCCCCCGAGCAGCACCTGGAGGGCGGGCTGACCCTCGACGAGGTGGTCGAGGCCGTGAACGAGGGCTTCCGCGAGGGCGAGCGCCGCTGCGGCGGCCGGATCACCGTCCGCACCCTGCTCACCGGCATGCGGCACACCGACCGCTCGCTGGAGATCGCCCGGCTCACGGTCGCCCACCGGGACAAGGGCGTGGCGGGCTTCGACATCGCCGGCGGCGAGATCGGCAACCCGCCGGCCCGCCACCTCCCCGCCTTCCAGCACCTGAAGCGCGAGAACTGCCACTTCACCATCCACGCGGGCGAGGCCGTCGGCGCGGAGTCGATCCACGAGGCCGTGCAGGTCTGCGGCACCGAGCGGATCGGCCACGGCGTGCGGATCACCGACGACATCGCCGAGGACGGCACGCTCGGCCGGCTCGCCTCGTACGTGCGGGACAACGGCATCGCCCTGGAGGTCTGCCCGACCTCCAACCTGCAGACCGGCGCCGCGAAGGACTACGCCTCGCACCCGATCGACGAGCTGCGCCGGCTGGGCTTCCGGATCACCCTGAACACGGACAACCGGCTGGTCTCCGGCACCACCATGAGTGAGGAGTTCCAGCACATGGCGAACACCTTCGGCTACGGCCCGGAGGTCTTCGAGGAGTTCACGGTCGCCGCCCTGGAGGCCGCGTTCCTGCCGCTGCCGGAGCGCCGTCGCCTGATCGACGAGCTGGTCCGCCCCGGGTACGCGGCCCTCGCGGCGCGCTAG
- a CDS encoding GntR family transcriptional regulator, translating to MAAGGQQRRPVVALYERIADAIHEGTYPPGSTLPSEPKLAGELGVSRPALREALLLLQEDGLLTVRRGVGRTVNAHPPRRGFEHLQPLEELLGGAGPLRVRGLLRSTEEPTDFTTQHLLAPAGAELRFWESVLTGEAGPAALSHEWAAADEVLERTHPAFAAALRAAPSPERTSMLAVLAGASRGVQLAGHSAVTATLLGRRRGEQLGRSADTPAVLVTQVVRVGETPVLAAKHMLPTGAPALPVLQSN from the coding sequence GTGGCAGCCGGCGGACAGCAGCGGCGACCGGTCGTCGCGCTCTACGAGCGGATCGCGGACGCCATCCACGAGGGCACCTACCCGCCGGGCTCGACGCTCCCCTCCGAACCCAAGCTGGCGGGCGAGCTCGGGGTCAGCCGGCCCGCCCTGCGCGAGGCGCTGCTGCTGCTCCAGGAGGACGGGCTGCTCACCGTGCGGCGCGGCGTCGGCCGGACGGTCAACGCGCACCCGCCCCGGCGCGGCTTCGAACACCTCCAGCCACTGGAGGAACTGCTCGGCGGGGCCGGCCCGCTGCGGGTGCGGGGCCTGCTGCGCTCCACGGAGGAGCCCACCGACTTCACCACCCAGCACCTGCTCGCCCCGGCCGGGGCCGAGCTGCGGTTCTGGGAGTCCGTGCTCACCGGCGAGGCGGGCCCGGCCGCGCTGAGCCACGAGTGGGCGGCGGCCGACGAGGTCCTGGAGCGGACCCACCCGGCCTTCGCCGCGGCCCTGCGCGCGGCGCCCTCGCCGGAGCGCACCTCGATGCTGGCCGTCCTCGCCGGGGCCTCGCGCGGGGTGCAGCTCGCGGGGCACAGCGCCGTGACGGCGACCCTGCTCGGGCGCCGCAGGGGCGAGCAGCTCGGGCGCTCCGCGGACACCCCCGCCGTGCTGGTCACCCAGGTCGTACGGGTCGGGGAGACCCCGGTCCTGGCGGCCAAGCACATGCTGCCGACCGGAGCCCCGGCACTGCCGGTCCTGCAGTCGAACTGA
- a CDS encoding DUF6204 family protein yields MGTQHTYRVIVRGTFDGLTDASRERLLAEVEEHGMSAMQFTEEGSLAYDRNLKHFSYRLVVVSEAADGDEMAGAIAEDRVESALKELGHGFRGLKSKVTDMDTMKINYKR; encoded by the coding sequence ATGGGCACGCAGCACACCTACCGGGTGATCGTGCGCGGGACGTTCGACGGGCTGACCGACGCGAGCCGCGAGCGGCTGCTCGCCGAGGTCGAGGAGCACGGCATGTCGGCGATGCAGTTCACCGAGGAGGGCTCGCTCGCCTACGACCGGAACCTGAAGCACTTCTCGTACCGCCTCGTCGTCGTCTCCGAGGCGGCGGACGGCGACGAGATGGCGGGGGCGATCGCCGAGGACCGGGTGGAGAGCGCCCTGAAGGAACTCGGCCACGGCTTCCGCGGTCTGAAGTCCAAGGTCACCGACATGGACACGATGAAGATCAACTACAAGCGCTGA
- a CDS encoding DUF5107 domain-containing protein: MGVMTTVRRAVLTLPAAPLGPDNPLPALRLLDGFAAPAVDDRALLPRDMARQLGHAPLRTLLPVPVRDGYGRERTPLDLDAIVLENERLRVTVLPGLGGRVHSLFDKAGGRELLYRNPVFQPAAFALNGAWFSGGIEWNIGARGHTTLSCAPLHAAIVPAPDGGEMLRLWEWEPLRDLPFQVDLWLPAEAGHLRVGIRIRNPHERAVPTYWWSNTAVPEDRRILAPADRAWQYGYERALRRVPVPLAPDGADHTYPLRSTHAADYFYELPDGRRRWIAALDASGTGLVQTSTDTLRGRKLFLWGSGRGGRRWQEWLTEPGTPGYAEIQAGLARTQLEHPTLEPETEISWMEVYGPLSADATAVHGADWAAATGSVEEELGRVLPRDEVEAAYARWRERGADAEPGARLATGSGWGALEVLRGGYALPGTPFTEEHLGDEQRPWVHLLRTGALPAPEAAPAGRTPVSGAWRDMLETAPADPATEYHLGVAQWAAGDLAQAVRSWERGLKNASVRWPLLYCLAVADRECGHPRRAAERHEEAFEEQYGGDPLVTAALGRETVAVLLENGGTARARAVLERLPAEVRERGAFRFLEARLLLAEGRADEARAVFDAGFEVADLREGAEILGEVWARITDEPLPDAYEFRMRPR, encoded by the coding sequence ATGGGCGTCATGACGACCGTACGACGTGCCGTACTCACCCTGCCCGCGGCGCCGTTGGGCCCGGACAACCCCCTCCCGGCCCTGCGTCTCCTCGACGGGTTCGCCGCCCCCGCGGTCGACGACCGGGCCTTGCTCCCGCGCGACATGGCCCGCCAGCTCGGGCACGCCCCGCTGCGCACCCTGCTGCCCGTCCCCGTCCGGGACGGCTACGGGCGCGAGCGGACGCCCCTGGACCTCGACGCGATCGTGCTGGAGAACGAGCGGCTGCGGGTCACCGTGCTGCCCGGTCTCGGTGGGCGGGTCCACTCCCTGTTCGACAAGGCGGGCGGCCGTGAACTGCTCTACCGCAACCCGGTGTTCCAGCCGGCGGCCTTCGCCCTGAACGGGGCCTGGTTCTCCGGCGGCATCGAGTGGAACATCGGCGCCCGCGGCCACACCACCCTCTCCTGCGCCCCGCTGCACGCGGCGATCGTCCCCGCGCCCGACGGCGGCGAGATGCTCCGGCTGTGGGAGTGGGAGCCGCTGCGCGACCTGCCGTTCCAGGTCGATCTGTGGCTGCCCGCCGAGGCCGGGCACCTGCGCGTCGGGATCCGGATCCGCAACCCGCACGAGCGGGCCGTCCCCACGTACTGGTGGTCCAACACGGCCGTCCCCGAGGACCGCCGGATCCTCGCCCCCGCCGACCGGGCCTGGCAGTACGGCTACGAGCGCGCCCTGCGCCGGGTGCCGGTGCCCCTCGCCCCGGACGGCGCCGACCACACGTACCCCCTCCGGAGCACCCACGCCGCCGACTACTTCTACGAACTGCCGGACGGACGCCGCCGCTGGATCGCCGCGCTCGACGCGAGCGGCACGGGACTCGTGCAGACCTCCACGGACACGCTGCGCGGCCGCAAGCTGTTCCTCTGGGGCTCGGGCCGCGGCGGCCGCCGCTGGCAGGAGTGGCTGACCGAACCCGGCACTCCCGGGTACGCGGAGATCCAGGCCGGGCTCGCCCGCACCCAGCTGGAGCACCCCACCCTGGAACCGGAGACGGAGATCTCCTGGATGGAGGTGTACGGCCCGCTCTCCGCCGACGCGACGGCCGTCCACGGCGCGGACTGGGCCGCGGCCACCGGGAGCGTCGAGGAGGAGCTCGGCCGGGTGCTGCCCCGGGACGAGGTCGAGGCCGCGTACGCGCGGTGGCGGGAGCGGGGCGCCGACGCCGAGCCCGGTGCGCGGCTCGCCACCGGCTCGGGGTGGGGCGCGCTCGAAGTCCTGCGCGGGGGCTACGCGCTGCCCGGCACGCCGTTCACCGAGGAGCACCTCGGCGACGAGCAGCGGCCCTGGGTGCATCTGCTGCGCACGGGTGCCCTGCCCGCGCCCGAGGCGGCGCCCGCCGGGCGCACGCCGGTGTCGGGGGCCTGGCGGGACATGCTGGAGACCGCGCCGGCCGATCCGGCCACCGAGTACCACCTCGGCGTCGCCCAGTGGGCCGCGGGTGACCTCGCCCAGGCGGTGCGCAGCTGGGAACGCGGCCTGAAGAACGCCTCCGTGCGCTGGCCGCTCCTGTACTGCCTGGCCGTCGCCGACCGGGAGTGCGGCCACCCGCGCCGGGCCGCCGAGCGCCACGAGGAGGCCTTCGAGGAGCAGTACGGGGGCGATCCGCTGGTCACGGCGGCGCTCGGGCGCGAGACGGTGGCCGTGCTCCTGGAGAACGGCGGCACCGCGCGGGCCCGCGCCGTCCTGGAGCGGCTGCCCGCCGAGGTGCGGGAGCGGGGCGCCTTCCGGTTCCTGGAGGCGCGGCTGCTGCTCGCCGAGGGCCGCGCGGACGAGGCCCGTGCCGTGTTCGACGCGGGCTTCGAGGTGGCCGACCTGCGGGAGGGGGCGGAGATCCTGGGCGAGGTGTGGGCGCGGATCACGGACGAACCGCTCCCGGACGCCTACGAGTTCAGGATGCGCCCCCGCTGA
- a CDS encoding methyltransferase domain-containing protein, with amino-acid sequence MTHADERSAPHETAVYTHGHHESVLRSHTWRTVENSAAYLIPELRAGLEVLDVGCGPGTITADLAARVAPGRVTAVDAAEDVLAKARAEAAERGVDNVEFAVADVHALDFPDDSFDIVHAHQVLQHVGDPVQALREMRRVCRPGGLVAARDSDYGAFTWFPEHPGLDRWSDLYRQVARANGGEPDAGRRLFSWAREAGFTEIATTAATWCFAQPDERAWWSGLWADRTTQSSYARLTVDGGHATREELDGIAGAWRAWGAREDAWFMVPHGEILCRV; translated from the coding sequence ATGACGCACGCCGACGAGCGGAGCGCGCCGCACGAGACCGCCGTCTACACCCACGGACACCACGAGTCGGTGCTGCGGTCGCACACCTGGCGCACCGTGGAGAACTCCGCCGCCTACCTGATCCCCGAGCTGCGGGCCGGGCTGGAGGTCCTGGACGTCGGGTGCGGCCCGGGCACCATCACCGCCGACCTGGCCGCGCGGGTCGCGCCGGGCCGGGTCACCGCGGTGGACGCCGCCGAGGACGTCCTGGCGAAGGCGCGCGCGGAGGCGGCCGAACGAGGGGTCGACAACGTGGAGTTCGCGGTCGCCGACGTCCACGCACTGGACTTCCCCGACGACTCCTTCGACATCGTCCACGCCCACCAGGTGCTGCAGCACGTCGGCGACCCGGTCCAGGCGCTGCGGGAGATGCGGCGGGTGTGCCGGCCGGGCGGCCTGGTCGCCGCCCGGGACAGCGACTACGGGGCGTTCACCTGGTTCCCCGAGCACCCCGGCCTGGACCGCTGGTCCGACCTGTACCGGCAGGTGGCCCGCGCCAACGGGGGTGAGCCCGACGCGGGGCGGCGGCTGTTCTCCTGGGCCCGCGAGGCGGGCTTCACCGAGATCGCCACCACCGCCGCCACCTGGTGCTTCGCCCAGCCCGACGAGCGGGCCTGGTGGAGCGGCCTGTGGGCGGACCGCACCACGCAGTCCTCGTACGCGCGGCTGACCGTCGACGGCGGCCACGCGACGCGGGAGGAGCTGGACGGGATCGCCGGGGCGTGGCGCGCCTGGGGCGCCCGGGAGGACGCCTGGTTCATGGTGCCGCACGGCGAGATCCTGTGCCGCGTCTGA
- a CDS encoding GNAT family N-acetyltransferase, whose product MRIRTAGPSDAAGVAAVHVRSWRAAYRGLVPDAYLDSLDVGERTEVWRDRLSAPGAPTVLVAEEEGGGAVAFSCFRPWSDGEPDAGVTAELSALYAVPEAWGRGVGRALLTATVDAMTAAGFREAGLWVLEGNPRARAFYEAAGWRPDGTSVTEETGGRLLTELRYRTDLLS is encoded by the coding sequence ATGCGCATCCGTACAGCAGGACCCTCCGACGCCGCGGGCGTCGCCGCCGTGCACGTCCGCTCCTGGCGCGCCGCCTACCGCGGCCTGGTGCCCGACGCGTACCTCGACTCCCTCGACGTCGGGGAGCGGACGGAGGTGTGGCGGGACAGGCTGTCGGCGCCCGGCGCGCCGACCGTGCTGGTGGCCGAGGAGGAGGGCGGCGGGGCGGTGGCGTTCTCGTGCTTCCGTCCGTGGTCCGACGGGGAGCCGGACGCGGGGGTGACGGCCGAGCTGTCGGCCCTGTACGCCGTGCCGGAGGCCTGGGGCCGGGGCGTGGGGCGCGCCCTGCTGACCGCGACGGTCGACGCGATGACGGCGGCCGGGTTCCGCGAGGCGGGGCTCTGGGTGCTGGAGGGGAACCCCCGGGCCCGGGCCTTCTACGAGGCGGCCGGTTGGCGTCCGGACGGTACGTCCGTGACGGAGGAAACCGGCGGTCGCCTACTCACCGAACTCCGTTACCGGACAGATCTGTTGAGCTGA
- the lanL gene encoding class IV lanthionine synthetase LanL, whose protein sequence is MSTSSPLTTGPGPRRARAEHAADLALLPDLVRAAVARSGAVGWSVEPGPFWCHVVPAGAVRRAQGWKLHVSATPLSAPLVLARAAEVLVAHGATFKFAGSPARVAALVSGRSARGGGGKFLTVYPADDDRFRLLAEELHRATAGLPGPTVLSDRRYRPDSQVSYRYGVFSGVRELTADGGFAARLTDPEGRPVEDERNAWFSPPAWAGDPFPDRPAAPARSTTAARPVLLADRYVVRGAIQHSNKGGVFRAEDTRTGAQVVVKQARPHVGAGLEGLDVRDLLRREAALLGRFAAAARDRVPQPVEVFEQQGSVFLAAESVPGATLRRTVAERLAAEGTACPDARTADSLVWQLTELVATAHGLGVTLHDFNPNNVMVTPDGRLLLIDLEMAAPPGERWVLGATPGYTAPELRAADQVAPAFPPGVDLYALGATVLHALSGADPLFAADRPVADARPDEDRLAGLVALLARDHPLVRRFAPLVRGLMRDAPEDRWSLEQARNFVTRLRGDGRPAPAPLTAPAADARMAEPPDPRATRDRLLRDGLTHLLATLRPDDPERLWSSDSFGENCDPVAVQHGSAGGVAVLARALRHADALDTAGAPLERAALREGLRTAAQWTADRVDALPGHLPGLHFGRSGTAWALLDAARALDDPALAGRAAELALALPVRWPNPDVCHGAAGSGLAQLHFWRATGDPRFLDRAAQAAEGLLAAGRRTPEGLFWPVPEDFGSALAGAWHYGFAHGVAGVGTFLLLAAGATGEDRFRAAAVEAGATLASAARGGAAGVLWPVDRARHLSDSPELARHWCSGSSGVGTFLVRLWAAGDGAADGLLALVDGAARAVRAGRVTDSPATCHGLAGNAEFLLDAAVLTGDPRHRADAELLVEHLAAQAVLRDGRLLVPDENRRTVLAEYATGLAGSLSLLLRLRFGGPRAWLPEG, encoded by the coding sequence GTGTCGACCTCCTCCCCGCTCACGACCGGCCCCGGCCCCCGCCGGGCCCGCGCCGAGCACGCCGCCGACCTCGCGCTCCTGCCCGACCTGGTGCGCGCCGCCGTGGCCCGCTCCGGCGCCGTCGGCTGGTCCGTCGAACCCGGCCCGTTCTGGTGCCACGTCGTGCCCGCCGGAGCCGTCCGCCGGGCACAGGGCTGGAAACTGCACGTCTCCGCCACCCCGCTGTCCGCCCCGCTGGTCCTGGCCCGCGCCGCCGAGGTGCTCGTCGCCCACGGCGCGACCTTCAAGTTCGCCGGCAGCCCCGCGAGGGTCGCCGCGCTGGTCTCCGGGCGCTCCGCCCGCGGCGGGGGCGGCAAGTTCCTCACCGTCTACCCGGCCGACGACGACCGGTTCCGGCTGCTCGCCGAGGAGCTGCACCGGGCCACCGCGGGCCTGCCCGGTCCGACCGTCCTCTCCGACCGCCGCTACCGCCCCGACAGCCAGGTCTCCTACCGGTACGGCGTGTTCTCGGGCGTAAGAGAGCTGACCGCCGACGGCGGTTTCGCGGCCCGGCTCACCGACCCGGAGGGCCGCCCCGTCGAGGACGAGCGCAACGCCTGGTTCAGTCCGCCCGCCTGGGCCGGCGACCCCTTCCCGGACCGCCCGGCCGCCCCGGCCCGCAGCACGACCGCCGCCAGACCCGTCCTCCTCGCCGACCGATACGTCGTCAGGGGCGCCATCCAGCACTCCAACAAGGGCGGCGTCTTCCGCGCCGAGGACACCCGCACCGGCGCCCAGGTCGTCGTCAAGCAGGCCCGCCCGCACGTCGGCGCCGGACTCGAAGGGCTCGACGTCCGCGACCTGCTGCGCCGCGAGGCGGCCCTCCTCGGGCGTTTCGCCGCGGCCGCCCGCGACCGCGTCCCGCAGCCCGTCGAGGTGTTCGAGCAGCAGGGCAGCGTCTTCCTCGCCGCCGAGTCCGTACCCGGTGCCACCCTGCGCCGCACCGTCGCGGAGCGCCTCGCCGCCGAGGGCACCGCCTGCCCCGACGCGCGCACCGCCGACTCCCTCGTCTGGCAGCTGACCGAGCTGGTCGCCACCGCGCACGGGCTCGGCGTCACCCTGCACGACTTCAACCCCAACAACGTCATGGTCACCCCCGACGGGCGCCTGCTCCTCATCGACCTGGAGATGGCCGCACCGCCCGGTGAACGCTGGGTGCTCGGCGCCACCCCCGGCTACACCGCACCCGAACTGCGCGCCGCCGACCAGGTGGCCCCCGCGTTCCCGCCGGGCGTCGACCTGTACGCCCTGGGCGCGACGGTCCTGCACGCGCTGAGCGGCGCCGACCCGCTGTTCGCCGCCGACCGGCCCGTCGCCGACGCCCGTCCCGACGAGGACCGCCTGGCCGGACTCGTCGCCCTGCTGGCCCGCGACCACCCGCTCGTCCGCCGCTTCGCCCCGCTCGTCCGCGGGCTCATGCGGGACGCCCCGGAGGACCGCTGGAGCCTGGAGCAGGCACGGAACTTCGTCACGCGCCTCCGCGGCGACGGGCGCCCGGCCCCGGCACCCCTCACCGCACCGGCGGCGGACGCCCGCATGGCGGAGCCGCCCGACCCGCGGGCGACCCGCGACCGTCTGCTCCGCGACGGCCTCACCCACCTGCTGGCCACCCTCCGCCCCGACGACCCCGAACGGCTGTGGTCCTCCGACTCGTTCGGCGAGAACTGCGACCCGGTCGCCGTCCAGCACGGCTCGGCCGGCGGGGTCGCCGTCCTGGCCCGGGCTCTGCGCCACGCGGACGCCCTCGACACCGCCGGAGCCCCCCTGGAACGGGCCGCGCTCCGCGAAGGACTGCGCACCGCGGCCCAGTGGACCGCGGACCGGGTGGACGCCCTGCCGGGGCACCTCCCGGGGCTCCACTTCGGCCGCTCCGGCACCGCCTGGGCCCTGCTCGACGCCGCCCGGGCACTGGACGACCCCGCCCTGGCCGGGCGCGCCGCCGAACTCGCCCTCGCGCTGCCCGTCCGCTGGCCCAACCCCGACGTCTGCCACGGCGCGGCCGGCTCCGGCCTGGCCCAGCTGCACTTCTGGCGGGCCACCGGCGACCCCCGCTTCCTCGACCGGGCGGCGCAGGCCGCCGAAGGGCTCCTGGCGGCAGGGCGGCGCACCCCCGAAGGGCTGTTCTGGCCGGTGCCGGAGGACTTCGGGTCCGCCCTCGCCGGAGCCTGGCACTACGGCTTCGCGCACGGCGTCGCCGGAGTGGGTACCTTCCTGCTGCTCGCCGCCGGGGCGACGGGGGAGGACCGGTTCCGCGCGGCGGCCGTCGAGGCCGGCGCCACCCTCGCCTCCGCAGCGCGCGGGGGAGCGGCCGGCGTGCTGTGGCCCGTGGACCGGGCCCGCCACCTGTCCGACTCCCCGGAGCTCGCCCGCCACTGGTGCAGCGGCTCGTCCGGCGTCGGCACCTTCCTCGTCCGGCTCTGGGCGGCCGGCGACGGCGCCGCCGACGGCCTGCTCGCCCTGGTGGACGGGGCGGCCCGCGCGGTGCGGGCGGGCCGGGTCACCGACTCGCCCGCCACCTGCCACGGACTCGCGGGCAACGCCGAGTTCCTCCTCGACGCCGCCGTGCTCACCGGAGACCCGCGCCACCGCGCCGACGCCGAACTGCTCGTCGAACACCTGGCGGCGCAGGCCGTCCTGCGCGACGGACGCCTCCTGGTGCCCGACGAGAACCGCAGGACCGTGCTCGCCGAGTACGCCACCGGCCTCGCCGGCAGCCTCTCCCTGCTGCTGCGTCTGCGCTTCGGCGGCCCCCGCGCCTGGCTGCCCGAGGGCTGA
- a CDS encoding ALQxL family class IV lanthipeptide — protein MMEHDIDALQVLPQEVRTEDARGEEHAAALITACRWLTSGC, from the coding sequence ATGATGGAGCACGACATCGACGCCCTGCAGGTGCTGCCCCAGGAGGTCCGCACCGAGGACGCCCGCGGTGAGGAGCACGCCGCCGCGCTCATCACCGCCTGCCGTTGGCTGACCAGCGGCTGCTGA
- a CDS encoding GNAT family N-acetyltransferase — protein sequence MIPVVTVVPLHTARLDLEPLRLDHAPEMAEALADPALHVFIGGAPLSEPELRARYARMLAGPSDPGTAWCNWVLRLRATGAAVGTVQATVTGGAAEIAWVTGTAWQGRGLAKEAAGALAAWLRSLGTPVLLAHVHPDHHASATVAAAAGLAPTETFEDGERRWEWRA from the coding sequence ATGATCCCTGTCGTCACCGTCGTCCCCCTGCACACCGCGCGTCTGGACCTGGAGCCGCTGCGGCTCGACCACGCGCCCGAGATGGCCGAGGCGCTGGCCGATCCGGCGCTGCACGTGTTCATCGGGGGCGCCCCGCTGTCCGAGCCGGAGCTGCGGGCGCGCTACGCCAGGATGCTGGCGGGGCCGTCGGATCCGGGGACGGCCTGGTGCAACTGGGTGCTGCGGCTGCGGGCCACGGGTGCCGCCGTCGGGACCGTCCAGGCGACGGTCACGGGCGGGGCGGCCGAGATCGCCTGGGTGACCGGCACCGCCTGGCAGGGCCGGGGGCTCGCCAAGGAGGCGGCGGGCGCGCTGGCCGCCTGGCTGCGTTCGCTCGGCACGCCGGTGCTCCTGGCGCACGTCCACCCGGACCACCACGCCTCGGCGACGGTGGCCGCGGCCGCGGGCCTGGCACCGACGGAGACCTTCGAGGACGGGGAGCGGCGCTGGGAGTGGCGGGCCTGA